The following nucleotide sequence is from Arvicola amphibius chromosome 1, mArvAmp1.2, whole genome shotgun sequence.
TGCTCCTTAAATCACAATCTCAAAATGAAATTCTAGTTACATAGGGAtatgaacacaaacaaaatcaatggaatatttattcatttgctgtAAATAACTCACTTTTCTGGCTATGGAAATTTCACATGTGCGAGTTAGCCACAGAATGCTCCAGATAGAGGAAAGTCAATGTTGTTGAAAACTGAAGAACTCCAGAGAAACTTCAGTAGTAAACAAACCAGAAAGTAGCTTCTCTTTCACAGCTGCATCTTACCACTTTATACTCTCTCATTATGAACAATATCTCTATGTATTTTATTGACACTAACAGGATAATAATAATGTCTTACCTATTATTTGAACTACataagaaaaatttcaaactaaATGTATGCTATTACTTAGTTTTAAATGATCTGTATAGTTATTTTCaccaaaatttttaaatcatattttaatttttattttaaacccattttgtttttcaaagattattttagtattttaactaAGTATATGCTCATATGTATGTATTGTTATGTGTGTTATATTAAGGTCAGGTGCCTGTAGAGATCAAAGCCATCAGATTCCCCAAGAGgtagagttacagaaagttgtctGCctcctacatgggtgctgggaaacaaactttgATCGTCTGCAAAAGCATCATatactcttaattactgagcaatctctctagccttCTGAATTTTGATCATTAACTGATAAATGATACTTAATCATATTCAAAATGCACAGTGCATGTATATGAGATGCTTTTCAGACTCTTCATTTAGACTAATTGAACTAGATTACTCAGAGGGTTATTAATGACAGTGAAATGTGGAAGTGATGAACCTGGAAGAAAAGTTGAGAGACGTTTGGAGATGTGGGAGGGTGAGAGTGGTAGAACATTTCTGTAGAAACAAAGATTATCTTGAAAGGTTCTTTATATCTCCATTTTAGACATTTTTACTTGTCAATTCTATTAAAAGACTAAGTTCTAGTCTTGAGCTATGTTTGAGTTTTTTACAATTTATATAAGAAAATCTCAGATATATTGGTCTAGACATTGTTTAGAAGATATCCAACGCACACTACACAAAAACTACATCACAGTGTGTGAACTCTAGTACTTAGATGTAAAGCATCAATTGAAATACTTCTAAAAGACACATAGCAAGTACTTTGAACACAAGTGCACAATGAGAATAACCATTtcctaagttttaaaataatgtttattttattatatgatcATTTTATATACTGATACAATGTATCTTGAGCTTATCCATCCACCACTACCACCCTCCCATATAGCCCATTATTTCTCAACTGTTCTCCCAAGAGTATGACTTCCTCATTTCACTGCGATTAATAACCCTCTGAGTCCAATCAGAAGCACTTTCCATAGGCATATGGGTAACCATGATTTTAATTGCTTCTTTCCTAGAAAGGAGATTGAGAGCTACTGGTATTCCCACAAAGGAAATCTAACCTCTAGGGCTGCCCAATtctacatagatttttttctttattcattagcttCTTAAATAACATGCTAAATGTCATGTTTCAGAAAAGTTTATTTATGCATTTGAATTGTATCCACTGTTATCTCTTTTTGGCCACTTCTTGAATGAAGATTTTCTATCAGTATTCATGCATggttaaggaaaaaaaactaaaaggtaAAAGCTATATCAACAGACTTTAAATTGGCATGATGTCATGTATACCTGCCATCTTTTCTTTGTCATAAATAACAAATTATGTAAGATATACAAtcttcacatttttgttttgtatgtaagGCAATTATGTGGCCCTTCTTTGAAAAGGGAAGAATttatagagttttagaagttgatGTATTTCACGGCTATttcctctgtttttaaaaatttcagagaACACAGAGTGTTTGATTACTGTCTGAGAATGAACTGTGTAACCAATATTCTGTAGCTGACTTGAGTATCTCACATTCACTGTTGGGTTCATTGTTCTTTCTTCGAAAGAACTGAAGAACTTACATATTACATAAACAATGTCAGTGAGATTTAGAGGCCACGAAAAAGGAGTTGTGCAGCACCACCTACTGTGAATTATGTTAAAGGTGAAAGTAATGATATAAAcagtttcttaaaacaaaaaactggagtTTTTGTATAAAGTGTAAAAAGTTGCATTTATGTaatttaagtattttcttaaCACATTATGTGCATGAGCCTTGCAAGAACCAAAACATTCTGAATagttgtgatttttgtttatttcctatttgttactattatttcagataaagaagcaagcacaaaaaacaaaagcagaagctaatcattttttatttaaaaaatactttgtacGGTGACTATACATATTTTAACGGTTTCCCTACAATCACATACAGGTAATTATTAGACTAACTAATTGTAGAAATGATGGGTTTAATGCAGATATGAGTCTTAACttgtatattttcaaaatgaagaaataactttATAAAAGCTGGTGATTTCCTAAATTTCCTGTTTCttcaataaaaatagataaaataataacaataataatgataccTACTTATACATTCTTGTACAAATTCCTTATTAATTGCAGATTATAGTATTTTCTGAAAGTCATCTTATATAGTGGGTTTGCCACTTAAAATTTCCGGAATTTTATGAGACTTGTGGTAGGGGATACACATTTGTTTAAGTTATATATCCTTTCAAAGGCTTCAGATCAAGCAAAAAAATGCCCCTTTGCAGGCATTCTGAAGGCTCAGGCAAGAAGATAGCTTCATCATAGGAATTAAGGGCCAATTTAGGTGTCAAAACAAACTTTAGTATCCAAGGAAATCAAAACACATATGGAAGTTGAAATGTTGTTATATGACAGCCACATCATATCAAAAGATTTTACAAAACAGAAGGCATTAGTAAGGTATGTGTGAGACAAAGATGTCCCATAAATGACCAATTTTATTTTGGTCTTGGTGACTTTGGTATGGTGTGACAGGATGAAGGAAAGAATGAGCTGATGAAATGTAGATTTTCATCATATGAAAATATGCCTTTCAATTAAGAATTCAAGAAACACTGGGTCAGGGATAATTGTAGAGTCAGCAAGCAGTGTTTATAGAGGAAGCAGAAACACACTGGATACCATAGACATTCAGTGGTGCTATTGCAGAAGACAAGGCAACATGAGGAAAGATAGATCAATGTCACCTGCAGTGAAGTCCTCATTTCCAACCTCTATAAATCAAATTTGCAAAGAAACCAGATGATCACGCTTCTATCCAAGCATAAtaacttataataataataatagttagaAAGCTAACTCTCCCTGTATGTAATAACATGAGCATTTTACTGTCTTGTTGGCTTCTTATAATAGTATTTCAAGATGATGGGATTCCACTGTTTAATTTTCAGTGGTCAGCGAAGGTAGTAAGGACCAATGGATCTTATATGGCAAATTGAACAAAGCTCTGTGTGTACTGTAGTTGATGATTATCTGCCTCCAGATTTCAGAGCAGAACTGCATCAAGTTGAAATTGCTGCCTTCACCTAAATTATCCCATCATATCTACTGCACATAGAGATACGCTAGTCTTTTACCTAGATATCCAGTATTGCCTGTTCAACTCTTTTTTAACTTTAGTAAAATACTTTAGAAATAAACTAATAAGGATGTTTGAGGATAAATTTACAAGAGTTTGAGAGAAGCACAGGTAAGCTTCAAATCTAGCAGCTGTTGATaagagggagatggggaaaagggaaagagaaaatcatatttttttggCTATTTCCATGAAATGCGCTTTGTTCAGCAATGATGATTTAAAGCAGCTGcatggaggaagatgaggaaggattcaaataaaaaattaaaaatacctgACTTTATGAAAAGATGTGCTTTGGACAGttttcaaaacataaataaagaaaaagagaaaatgaactttGTGACAAGCCAAAGTACTTATTTTATTGCACCCTATTTCTGGCCTTTGTGTCCCAGGACAAAAGACTGTACCAGGAATGTGTGCTTTGAAATAGAAACATAGCTTTGCAATTCAAAGAATGCTGCGCTCTTGCCAAGGCAGCCATGTAATTATATGTAATGTTTAATTCTGATTAATGTTTAATTCAGTTTAAATTCTGATTACACTCTGAAACTTGATCATCAGCAAGAGTTAAATAAAGTCTTAGACTCAAACACAGACTAGCATTTCAAACATTTAGTAATATGTATAATTACTAAATTTATTGTGTTCCataatttaaatgaaagcaaTGATCACCAAGTTCTAATATCATTGAGGGTATTCACAAAGTGGTCACCTAAAATGGCTTTCTAGAGCAATCCTTGAAAAGTTACCAACATAGAAGGAGAGATTTAAGAACTCAGAGGTGAATTGGGAGATCATCCACACATTGTTCTTTTATATCATTCTTAAGTAGTCCACATCTATTAATGACTGTATAGACTACAAAATTTTAAAGTTGGGAAAGACTCCATTAATAATCTTTAACATCTAGCACAttcagggttcaattaaagaTGACAGGATGAGCTAAAGGGGACCTAAAAATCTGAGGGCAAAGAAGTCTACTCACAATGGGAATCATCTGTCCatgtttctttatctattcaaTCCATCATTTCTCAGCATTCCTCTATTTTGTTCTTACCCTTACAAATGTTCCCaatcatatatattcttaaaactaGAAATTCCTCAGGGCTGGCAAGTTCCAGGGACAGAATTCAGAATTCTTTAAAATCAGATAAGGGTTTtcaggcgagagagagagagagagagagaggagagagagagagagagagagagagaggagagagagaggagagagcgagTAGAGAGtatctagagagagagagcaatgagaTGGTTATGTTATGCGTCTTAGAGATCGAGGAGATAGCTAAGATCATCTCTATCGCTATCAGAGAGCTACTTCGCTAGCGCTCTACTATcgactctctctatatctctagagagagagagagatttgtgcACATCCATAATGGAGAAAGTTacttaagaaaggaattaaggaattaaatcatcaggggaTTTTAGAAGATAAGGTTAGTGCATTACACTACATTTTTAGCTGGTTAGTGAAGAGCTAAAGAGTTTATTTTCAGTGAAATTAGGAACAGGGCACGAATTGTTTAAATCAGTGTGccgcttcttttctcccagcatgcatagaGGCTACCCGGTAACTAGGCAACCTATGTAAACAGTCGGGGGGACGCTGATGGTTCTTGACCAGATAGTTCACATGCCAGAAGCTTCAGTTTCTATGGCTCTAGGTCTGGAGTTTTGCTCTAGGCGTTAGAAACAAAAAAGGGACCCAAGCCTCCGTTATCAGCTCTTCTGATCGTGAGTATCATGAGTTTGTGACCCAGgtctcttctgctgtccttgaAACTAAAACACAATCAGTAAATTTCCTGACATAAAATCAGTAAACTGAGGTAAAAGTGAGCTTAAGAAGCTAAAAATCTTTTAAGTGAGGTAAAGCCAGAGCAGCATCTTGGGCAAGTAGTAATTCTATGCTCCTGGATAtctgttgaatattttaaatgggaTGCTCTCAATAGATGCCTGCTGATAAAAATAATAgcaggaagacagatctctgtgcttACCTAGGATAGAGGAACAAGGCCTGGCAGTAGAACGGTGTTCTGAAATCTGGAATTAATCCTCAAATTTGCAACAGAAAGAGAATTAGTTACAGCAGTGGTCTATAAAAAAAAGTCAGCCCCTTTATTCAGAAAGCAGTTATGCCAAAAACCTTGCATTTTGGTTTAAAACCCTGTACCAAATCCCTTGACTTTGATGTCATAattgaaaagatggctgagcaattactgtataatgttgcagTTAGTAGCATATAACCCTCTGTCTAATTACCACATTAGATTTGATTTGGAAAAAGGTTCATTTTTCCAAACAATCTCAAGGCAGAGGTTGTTTCTTCACAAATGCATGTGTCCTCatgcttttgtatttttactCAACTTCTTTATCATCATGCTCCTCTTTTTCCATGGCTATGGACTGAAAGATGGCACTGATGCAGAATAGGACAGaggtgacacactttctcctgCTGGGACTCACCGATGAACCAGAGCTACAGATTCCCCTTTTCATCACCTTCTTCCTCATCTACACCATCACTCTGGTGGGCAACCTGGGGATGATCCTCCTGATTGTCCTGGACTCTCGACTCCACACTCCTATGTACTTTTTCTTAGGCAATCTCTCCTTTGTTGACTTTTGTTACTCCTCAGCTGTCACGCCCACAGTCATGACTGGGCTCCTTGTAGGAGACAAAGTCATTTCCTACAATGACTGTGCTGCTCAGATGTTCTTTTTTGTAGCCTTTGCTACTGTTGAGAATTACCTGCTGGCCTCAATGGCCTATGATCATTATGCAGCGGTGTGTAAGCCACTATACTATGCCACCACTATGACTAcaagtgtgtatgtttgtctttctatagGTTCATATTTCTGTGGTTTTCTCAATGCCTCCATCCACATTGGGGACACGTTCAGTCTTTTTTTCTGTGGGGCTTATGTGGTTCATCACTTTTTTTGTGATATTCCAGCAGTCATGGTTCTCTCTTGTTCTGACAGACATGTGAGTGAGCTGGTTCTTGTTTATGTTGTCAGCTTCAATATCTTTTTTGCTCTTTTGGTTATCTGGATATCCTACATATTCATTTTCATCACTATCCTGAAGATGCAGTCAAGTGCTGGATATCGAAAGGCTCTATCAACCTGTGCCTCCCACTTCACTGCTGTGTCTATTTTCTATGGGACAATCATATTCATGTACCTGCAGCCCAGCTCCAGTCACTCCATGGACACTGACAAAATCGCATCTGTGTTTTACACCATGGTCATTCCTATGTTGAACCCTCTGGTCTACAGCTTGAGAAACAAGGAAGTCAAGAGTGCCTTTACAAAAATTTTGCTGATAGCAAAATAGTTTatggtgatttatttttaaagttctaaGATAAATAATGCTTCTCATTTTGTCCATATGCAATTAAATTCCTGAACAGATTCTTGTTTTTCTGCAACTCTATTGTATAGGAAAATAATGATACTGTATTCATGATCATAGCTATGAGAGGATATTTATGGACTCTTTTAATGGATAATTGCTAATGTGTAATCTTATTGTCAATAAAATGttgataatatttaaaaaaactgtaacCATGAATCTATATATTTGATATAAGTGGACAGTTCTGAAAGAAGATTCATATACAGTTTCCTATAATGAcacatttttaacatttcatgGCATTTCAGTGACGTTTTTGACTATTGCTTTAATTATTCAATGGCAACttgtagattttgtttttgtctaacACAGAATCATCAAGAGTCATATGTTACCTGTGTAGTATAAATTACTAGCACATATCATAGAATAGTGCTGTGATTTTACATGCACGGTTTATTTAAATTAGTGATCAATCACAGTTTTTCAACCTGATCCTCAAGCATTGAGATTAGTTACTCTTAACTAAATTCTTACTGTGTGTACAGAGTGAGTGTATTAGGAAGTAAGAGATGGATCTAAAGCTTGAGAGAAACTGGTGATAAAACATTCCTTGCTTTAAGCATTTTGTTATTAGATTGCTtgtatcattaaattatttttttttaatttctgtgaaataCATTCATAGACAATATGTAAATTGAAGTTTCAGAGTTCTATGCTGGGACTCAAAGAATGGTATACAATTTTCAGAAGGAACGTTATTATTTCTTTGTAgtcttaatattatttgtgaaCTATAAACTAGTGCGATAAATAGCTGTGCAGAATTCTGATTTCATGcactcatatgtgcacacaagCCTACAATGATTGGGTTATGTCATACTCTCCAAGGCTATATCCATTTaaattgagtttttaaattttctttgccaCAATCCATGtgaattttgagaagaaaaagggcTCAATACACTGGGGGAAAATGATATCATGGGAAAATATTCTAAATGGTTACAAAAAAGTATAATCTGAGAGAGTAACCAtcaattatttatattgtttttttaaattatgtttcttttttgagattataattacatagctttctccatcattttccctccaaatgctttttaaaaaa
It contains:
- the LOC119816720 gene encoding olfactory receptor 5B3-like yields the protein MALMQNRTEVTHFLLLGLTDEPELQIPLFITFFLIYTITLVGNLGMILLIVLDSRLHTPMYFFLGNLSFVDFCYSSAVTPTVMTGLLVGDKVISYNDCAAQMFFFVAFATVENYLLASMAYDHYAAVCKPLYYATTMTTSVYVCLSIGSYFCGFLNASIHIGDTFSLFFCGAYVVHHFFCDIPAVMVLSCSDRHVSELVLVYVVSFNIFFALLVIWISYIFIFITILKMQSSAGYRKALSTCASHFTAVSIFYGTIIFMYLQPSSSHSMDTDKIASVFYTMVIPMLNPLVYSLRNKEVKSAFTKILLIAK